In one Thermanaerovibrio velox DSM 12556 genomic region, the following are encoded:
- the pstB gene encoding phosphate ABC transporter ATP-binding protein PstB, with translation MTQGQDGHGAPADHMEAPKLEAQELSLYYEEGRAAIRDINLKIPPRSVTALIGPSGCGKSTFLRCINRMNDFIAGVKVEGRILLDGDDIYAPWVDVIGLRRRVGMVFQRPNPFPFSIWENVTYGPRLHGIRDRRKLDEIVERSLRGAALWDEVRDKLDSSALALSGGQQQRLCIARAIAVEPEVLLMDEPTSALDPLGTAKIEELVRELKERYTVVIVTHNMQQAARVSDRTAFFLMGELVEEGPTREIFTSPKDPRTEDYITGRFG, from the coding sequence ATGACCCAAGGACAGGACGGGCATGGGGCCCCGGCGGATCATATGGAGGCCCCCAAGCTGGAGGCACAGGAGCTGTCCCTATATTATGAGGAGGGGCGGGCCGCCATTAGGGACATAAACCTAAAGATACCCCCCAGGTCGGTGACCGCCCTCATAGGACCCTCGGGCTGCGGGAAGAGCACGTTCCTGAGGTGCATCAACCGGATGAACGACTTCATAGCGGGGGTAAAGGTGGAGGGCAGGATTCTCCTAGACGGGGATGACATATACGCTCCGTGGGTTGACGTTATAGGTCTCAGGCGCAGGGTGGGGATGGTGTTCCAGCGTCCCAATCCCTTCCCCTTCTCCATATGGGAGAACGTGACCTACGGTCCCAGGCTGCACGGCATAAGGGACCGCAGGAAGCTGGACGAGATAGTTGAGAGGAGCCTCCGGGGGGCGGCCCTTTGGGACGAGGTGAGGGACAAGCTGGACTCCTCCGCCCTGGCCCTGTCTGGGGGTCAGCAGCAGCGGCTTTGCATAGCCAGGGCCATAGCGGTGGAACCGGAGGTGCTGTTGATGGACGAGCCCACGTCCGCCCTGGATCCCCTTGGGACCGCCAAGATCGAGGAGTTGGTAAGGGAGCTGAAGGAGAGGTACACTGTTGTGATAGTCACCCACAACATGCAGCAGGCCGCCCGGGTGTCCGACAGGACCGCCTTCTTCCTGATGGGGGAGCTGGTGGAGGAAGGTCCCACCAGGGAGATCTTCACATCCCCCAAGGACCCAAGGACAGAGGACTACATAACCGGACGGTTTGGCTAG
- the pstC gene encoding phosphate ABC transporter permease subunit PstC — protein MGEIRGDRVPRAAIGTVAMAGIAVMLSIVVFLLKESLPILAHTTLKDMALGMLWYPARDEPSFGMLPLITGSIGVTGLSALMALPVGVGLGIFTAMVCPGKLRELFKPLLEALGFFPSVVLGFLGMVVIAPWMQERLELLSGLNMLNASMLLGVMILPTVASLTDDSLMAVPKDVRDASYALGATRHETIFKVCVPYAWRGIAQACLLGIMRALGETMVVLMAAGGAAIIPESITDPVRPLTSAIAAEMGETPVGSPHYHALFFMGLILLFATMGINFIILWLEGRRRG, from the coding sequence ATGGGGGAGATAAGGGGGGACCGGGTACCCCGGGCGGCCATAGGGACCGTGGCCATGGCGGGCATAGCGGTTATGCTGTCCATAGTGGTCTTCTTGCTCAAGGAGAGCCTGCCCATCCTGGCCCATACGACACTTAAAGACATGGCCTTGGGCATGCTCTGGTATCCCGCCAGGGATGAGCCGTCCTTCGGGATGCTGCCGCTGATCACGGGTTCCATTGGGGTTACGGGGCTTTCTGCCCTCATGGCCCTTCCGGTTGGCGTAGGTCTTGGCATATTCACCGCCATGGTGTGTCCTGGCAAGCTCCGGGAGTTGTTCAAGCCCCTCCTGGAGGCCCTGGGGTTCTTCCCATCCGTGGTATTGGGGTTCCTGGGCATGGTGGTGATAGCCCCATGGATGCAGGAGAGGCTCGAGCTTTTGAGCGGCCTTAACATGCTGAACGCCTCCATGCTGCTTGGGGTGATGATACTTCCGACGGTGGCGTCCTTAACGGACGACTCTCTCATGGCGGTCCCCAAGGATGTGAGGGACGCCTCATACGCCCTTGGGGCCACCCGTCATGAGACCATATTCAAGGTGTGCGTCCCCTATGCCTGGCGGGGGATAGCCCAGGCCTGTCTTCTGGGGATCATGAGGGCCCTGGGGGAGACCATGGTGGTTCTCATGGCGGCGGGGGGTGCTGCCATAATACCGGAGTCAATAACGGACCCGGTAAGGCCCTTGACCTCCGCCATAGCGGCGGAAATGGGAGAGACGCCGGTTGGATCCCCCCACTATCACGCCCTCTTTTTCATGGGGTTGATACTGCTTTTTGCCACCATGGGGATAAACTTCATCATCCTGTGGCTTGAGGGGAGGCGCAGGGGTTGA
- the pepF gene encoding oligoendopeptidase F, whose protein sequence is MNPRTVVITAALLATLSSSAGAGSLPDRKDVPVELKWRLEDIYPNERAFEGDLKALKGRMGEVERFKGRLSSSPEVLAECLKLKDQLAITMGKLYAYGVMRSHEDTSDPKRQALADRVSSLSTELETLCSFIVPEITQMDPKRLSEFMEHPSLKDHRFFLSEIARKRAHVLSPREEELLAMAGDALETPDQAFSMLTNADMTFSPITDEKGNLTEMSEERYYRFVRSKDRRVRKEAYDSLYDAYGRFTNTLGATFGGMLKGSLFLAKARKYPSVLAMALDDDAIPEEVYHNLVRTVESRLEPLHRYVKFRAKALKLQRIEPYDLHVPLADEPKTDIPWQEAKALVLEALKPLGDEYVRIAREGMEKGWIDVMENKGKRGGAYSWGSYGTHPYILMNYNGTLNDVFTLAHEMGHSMHTYYSNLNQPYPTSDYSIFVAEVASTFNEMLLLDHLIKNAKDPNEKRYLINYQLDQIRSTLYRQTMFASFEREVHRRHAEGEPVTPKELKELWEKLNGDYHGEAFHVDSKLLMEWARIPHFYSPFYVFQYATGISAAISLSSAVLSGDPSARDRYLEMLKKGGSKHPIELLKEAGVDMSSPKPIEDAIRLFDRRLKELEEMDAR, encoded by the coding sequence ATGAACCCTAGGACCGTGGTCATCACCGCAGCGCTCTTAGCGACCCTCTCCAGCTCCGCCGGGGCGGGGAGCCTTCCGGATAGGAAGGACGTGCCGGTGGAGCTCAAGTGGAGGCTGGAGGACATATACCCCAATGAACGGGCCTTTGAGGGGGACTTAAAGGCCCTCAAGGGCCGCATGGGGGAGGTGGAGCGCTTCAAGGGAAGGCTCAGCTCATCGCCGGAGGTGCTTGCGGAGTGCCTGAAGCTCAAGGATCAGCTGGCCATAACCATGGGCAAGCTCTACGCCTACGGGGTGATGAGAAGCCATGAGGACACATCGGACCCCAAGCGTCAGGCCCTGGCGGATCGGGTGTCGTCCCTGTCCACGGAGCTGGAGACCCTCTGCAGCTTCATAGTGCCGGAGATAACCCAGATGGACCCCAAGAGGCTATCGGAGTTCATGGAACACCCATCCTTAAAGGACCACCGGTTCTTCCTGTCCGAGATAGCCCGGAAGAGGGCCCACGTGCTCTCCCCCAGGGAGGAAGAGCTCCTGGCGATGGCTGGGGACGCCCTGGAGACACCGGATCAGGCCTTCTCCATGCTCACCAACGCGGACATGACGTTCTCCCCCATAACCGATGAAAAGGGGAACCTAACGGAGATGTCGGAGGAGCGCTACTACCGGTTCGTAAGGAGCAAAGACCGGCGGGTGCGGAAGGAGGCGTACGACAGCCTGTACGACGCCTACGGCAGGTTCACCAACACATTAGGGGCCACCTTCGGCGGGATGCTCAAGGGAAGCCTTTTCTTGGCCAAGGCACGAAAGTACCCGTCGGTCCTGGCCATGGCCCTGGACGACGATGCCATACCGGAGGAGGTCTACCACAACCTGGTGAGGACCGTGGAGTCCCGTCTTGAGCCGCTTCACCGGTACGTGAAGTTCCGGGCCAAGGCCCTCAAGCTCCAGCGGATAGAGCCCTACGACCTTCACGTGCCTCTGGCGGATGAACCCAAGACGGACATCCCCTGGCAGGAGGCCAAGGCCTTGGTCTTGGAAGCCCTAAAGCCCCTGGGGGATGAGTACGTAAGGATCGCCCGGGAGGGAATGGAGAAGGGCTGGATAGACGTGATGGAGAACAAGGGCAAGCGGGGAGGGGCCTACTCCTGGGGCAGCTACGGCACCCACCCGTACATACTCATGAACTACAACGGCACCCTGAACGACGTGTTCACCTTGGCCCACGAGATGGGGCACTCCATGCACACCTACTACAGCAACCTCAATCAGCCGTACCCCACCAGCGACTACAGCATTTTCGTGGCGGAGGTGGCCTCCACGTTCAACGAGATGCTCCTCCTGGACCACCTGATCAAGAACGCCAAGGACCCGAACGAAAAGCGGTACCTTATAAACTACCAGCTGGATCAGATAAGGAGCACCCTATACAGGCAGACCATGTTCGCCTCCTTTGAGCGGGAGGTCCACCGCCGCCATGCGGAAGGGGAACCGGTGACCCCCAAGGAGCTCAAGGAGCTGTGGGAAAAGCTCAACGGGGATTACCACGGGGAGGCCTTCCACGTGGATTCGAAGCTCCTGATGGAATGGGCTAGGATACCCCATTTCTACAGCCCCTTCTACGTTTTCCAGTACGCCACCGGCATATCCGCCGCCATATCCTTGAGCAGCGCGGTCCTCTCCGGAGACCCCTCTGCCAGGGACAGGTACCTTGAGATGCTTAAGAAGGGGGGCTCCAAGCACCCCATAGAGCTCCTCAAGGAGGCGGGGGTTGACATGAGCTCTCCCAAACCCATAGAGGACGCCATAAGGCTCTTCGACCGGAGGCTCAAGGAGCTGGAGGAGATGGACGCCAGGTAG
- the pstA gene encoding phosphate ABC transporter permease PstA codes for MNHFSRILKDRMSSLVLWLMMIGAIGVMGFIVAFLWKNGHSALSWEFITEKPRSGMTEGGIATPLVGTVQLMGLSMLMALPVGVATAVYLNEYSPKGFWASALRLAIRSLAGVPSVVFGLFGLSFFCVFLRLGTNMLTASMTLACLVLPVVVSAAETALMNVPKDFRDASFAMGATRWQTIRKVVLPSAMPSIITGAILGLGRVAGETAPIIFTGAVFFTPDFAKSPFESVMALPYHVYVLATAGTNIDATRPIQYGTALVLIGVVLIFSLTGTVWRSQLRRRNQV; via the coding sequence TTGAATCATTTTTCGAGGATCCTAAAGGACCGCATGAGCTCCCTGGTGCTCTGGCTCATGATGATAGGGGCCATAGGTGTCATGGGTTTTATAGTGGCGTTCCTGTGGAAGAACGGCCACTCCGCCCTGAGCTGGGAGTTCATAACCGAGAAGCCCCGGAGCGGCATGACCGAAGGGGGTATTGCCACGCCCCTGGTGGGGACCGTGCAGCTCATGGGGCTTTCCATGCTGATGGCCCTTCCCGTGGGGGTAGCCACCGCGGTGTACCTCAACGAGTACTCCCCCAAGGGTTTTTGGGCCTCCGCTTTGAGGCTTGCCATAAGGAGTCTGGCGGGGGTGCCGTCGGTGGTGTTTGGTCTATTCGGTCTTTCGTTCTTCTGCGTTTTCTTAAGGCTTGGGACCAACATGCTCACCGCCTCCATGACCCTGGCTTGTCTGGTGCTGCCGGTGGTGGTAAGCGCCGCGGAGACCGCGCTGATGAACGTGCCGAAGGACTTTCGGGACGCGTCGTTCGCCATGGGGGCCACCAGGTGGCAGACCATAAGGAAGGTGGTCCTTCCATCCGCCATGCCCTCCATAATAACCGGGGCGATACTGGGGCTTGGCAGGGTGGCGGGGGAGACGGCACCGATAATCTTCACCGGGGCGGTGTTCTTCACCCCCGACTTCGCCAAGAGTCCCTTTGAGTCGGTGATGGCGCTTCCATATCACGTTTACGTGCTGGCCACTGCGGGGACCAACATAGATGCCACAAGGCCGATACAGTACGGGACCGCCCTGGTGCTCATAGGGGTGGTGCTTATATTCTCCCTGACCGGTACGGTGTGGCGGAGTCAATTGAGGAGGAGGAACCAGGTATGA
- a CDS encoding phosphate ABC transporter substrate-binding protein, producing the protein MIRVRFLGKALASVVLLVGLCGSAMAGEIVMNGSTTVLPFAQSAAEAYMKAHPEVKISVSGGGSGNGIKALIDGIAHIANASRAMKKEEVEKAKSKGINPVEHVVAFDCIVPIVNPSNPISDLTVDQLRDIYTGKIKNWKDVGGPDKPIVVITRDTSSGTYEVWEEKVLRKAPVTPRALVVASSGAVIQTVAKNPLAIGYDGLGYVDTRVVKTLKINGVDGAPTNARNGKFPTARKLYMYTNGEPSGEVKAFLDFMKGPEGQKYVAKEGFVTLKP; encoded by the coding sequence ATGATTCGCGTGAGGTTTTTAGGCAAGGCTTTGGCTTCGGTTGTCCTGCTTGTGGGGCTATGCGGCAGTGCCATGGCGGGGGAGATAGTGATGAACGGATCTACAACCGTACTTCCCTTTGCCCAGTCCGCGGCGGAGGCGTACATGAAGGCCCATCCGGAGGTTAAGATCTCCGTCTCCGGAGGCGGCAGCGGCAACGGCATAAAGGCGCTGATAGACGGCATAGCCCACATAGCAAACGCCTCCAGGGCGATGAAGAAGGAGGAGGTTGAGAAGGCCAAGTCCAAGGGGATCAATCCGGTGGAGCACGTGGTGGCCTTTGACTGCATAGTTCCCATAGTCAACCCCTCCAACCCGATATCGGACCTCACGGTGGACCAGCTCAGGGACATCTACACCGGCAAGATCAAGAACTGGAAGGATGTCGGCGGTCCCGATAAGCCCATAGTGGTGATAACCCGGGATACCAGCTCCGGCACCTATGAGGTCTGGGAGGAGAAGGTGCTGAGAAAGGCCCCGGTGACCCCCAGGGCCCTGGTGGTGGCGTCCTCCGGGGCGGTTATACAGACGGTGGCGAAGAACCCCCTGGCCATAGGGTACGACGGGCTGGGCTACGTGGACACCCGGGTTGTCAAGACCCTCAAGATAAACGGTGTTGACGGGGCCCCCACCAACGCTCGGAACGGGAAGTTCCCCACCGCCAGGAAGCTATACATGTACACCAACGGGGAGCCCAGCGGGGAGGTTAAGGCGTTCCTGGACTTTATGAAGGGGCCGGAGGGGCAGAAGTACGTGGCCAAGGAGGGTTTCGTAACCCTTAAGCCCTAG
- a CDS encoding mannose-1-phosphate guanylyltransferase encodes MKAHGILLAGGGGTRLWPLSRGENPKQFMPLGEGPSLLADAFRRALSRVHPSRMVAVTSQGLGWKVRSHLLETPGGELCPVIEEPCRRNTLPAVLAGVLALRDKGARDGDVVFVLPCDHVVGDQLILADAMDQAAEIALAGYLVTFGVEPGHPETGYGYIKTGEPLRGLSGHAVERFEEKPPFERAKAFLEEGGYLWNSGMFCFSLGTFMEQLELVAPSLWGLAGAGLAGLLNAYKDVEPLSFDKGLLEGSHRVAVVPLKTPWSDVGSWDSVYQVTPKDQEGNASRGSARFEGCRGCLAVSSRRRLVLMGLEDVMVVDGEDAVLVIRRGLSQRVGQVAEEEKGERARP; translated from the coding sequence ATGAAGGCCCACGGGATTCTTTTGGCCGGAGGAGGGGGCACCAGGCTTTGGCCCCTGTCGCGGGGGGAGAACCCCAAGCAGTTCATGCCCCTTGGGGAGGGCCCGAGTCTCCTTGCGGATGCGTTCCGCCGGGCGTTGAGCCGGGTGCATCCCTCAAGGATGGTGGCGGTGACCTCGCAGGGCTTGGGGTGGAAGGTTAGATCCCACCTGCTGGAGACCCCGGGAGGGGAGCTCTGCCCCGTGATCGAGGAGCCTTGCAGGAGGAACACCCTGCCCGCCGTGTTGGCCGGTGTCCTGGCCCTTAGGGACAAGGGGGCCCGGGATGGGGACGTGGTCTTCGTCCTCCCCTGCGACCACGTGGTGGGAGACCAGTTGATCCTGGCGGATGCCATGGACCAGGCGGCGGAGATAGCCCTCGCGGGGTACCTTGTGACATTTGGCGTGGAGCCCGGGCATCCGGAGACCGGTTACGGTTATATAAAGACAGGGGAACCGCTTAGGGGCCTTTCCGGGCATGCGGTGGAGCGGTTCGAGGAGAAGCCCCCTTTTGAGAGGGCCAAGGCCTTTCTGGAGGAGGGGGGATACCTTTGGAACAGCGGGATGTTCTGTTTCTCCCTTGGGACCTTCATGGAGCAGCTCGAGCTGGTGGCCCCATCCCTTTGGGGCCTTGCGGGGGCAGGCCTTGCGGGGCTTTTGAATGCCTACAAGGACGTGGAGCCCCTGTCTTTCGACAAGGGGCTCCTTGAGGGGTCCCATAGGGTGGCGGTGGTGCCCCTTAAGACCCCCTGGTCCGACGTGGGCAGCTGGGACTCGGTTTACCAGGTGACGCCTAAGGACCAGGAGGGCAACGCATCGAGAGGGTCTGCCCGTTTCGAGGGCTGCCGTGGGTGCCTTGCGGTGTCCTCCCGGAGGAGGCTTGTCCTCATGGGGCTTGAGGACGTGATGGTGGTGGACGGAGAAGACGCGGTGCTGGTCATCCGCCGGGGGCTTTCCCAGCGGGTTGGGCAGGTGGCGGAGGAGGAGAAAGGGGAGAGAGCGCGTCCTTGA
- a CDS encoding HD domain-containing phosphohydrolase, with amino-acid sequence MERLLKGAIEALGEPVALVDPSGRVVFVTTSLQRLMGIPGDSSEGRMCQDLFGDDLCRAALCPVLSGGTSCPAFQVGYHSGSVECRGIFDPFGKFEGVLLSFSRRDAELRMALGDLAFQRRLLSAVTDDDSTVFAVLDRSGRVVHCNGFARDLLPRQGSPFIWEMVSKDHVQAVKDALRSGGVLHVKAFKGEQLRHLLLKLVLLSGGREKESVLLIGHDITDLVLARQNLDVFRSALDQFAEWVCITDPSGTITYVNSAFEEMYGYTLKEALGKNPRILNPGPEVYEEHGISREEYEEIFRRLWRDVLDPAVGRWEGEVLNRRKDGSVIWVRLIVSAIRDVNGDISALLAIPVDLSALKDKEEQVLLEAYRAIMLTAEMRDEETGEHLIRIGSYCRLLAEAMGMPDKFCKDMELFAPFHDIGKVGIPDSILLAPRRLDPGEFELMKTHTVMGYNILKDKRSLSVAAEIALYHHERWDGSGYPYGLKETEIPLSARITAVADVYDALRSRRPYKEPMDHQRVVDYITANSGVHFDPSVVQAFMDVHLEMDQVFVLNGGSVGDAT; translated from the coding sequence ATGGAAAGGCTTCTCAAGGGAGCTATTGAAGCTTTAGGCGAACCCGTCGCCCTAGTGGACCCCTCCGGGAGGGTGGTCTTCGTTACCACCTCCCTGCAGAGGCTCATGGGCATTCCGGGGGACTCTTCGGAGGGCAGGATGTGCCAGGACCTCTTCGGAGATGACCTTTGCAGGGCCGCCCTTTGCCCCGTGCTATCAGGGGGAACCTCATGCCCCGCTTTTCAAGTGGGCTATCACAGCGGTTCCGTTGAGTGCCGGGGCATATTCGATCCCTTCGGTAAGTTCGAGGGGGTGCTGCTGTCCTTCAGCCGGAGGGACGCGGAGCTCCGAATGGCCCTTGGGGACTTGGCCTTTCAAAGGCGTCTTCTGTCCGCGGTGACCGATGACGACTCCACGGTCTTCGCCGTGTTGGACAGGTCCGGCCGGGTGGTTCACTGCAACGGCTTCGCCAGGGACCTGCTGCCAAGACAAGGCTCCCCGTTCATATGGGAGATGGTGTCCAAGGACCACGTCCAGGCCGTGAAAGACGCCTTGAGATCCGGGGGGGTCCTTCACGTTAAGGCCTTCAAGGGGGAGCAGCTCCGGCATCTGCTGCTGAAACTGGTCCTCTTGTCCGGGGGCAGGGAAAAGGAGTCGGTCCTCCTCATAGGGCACGACATCACCGACCTGGTGCTGGCAAGGCAGAACCTCGATGTGTTCCGCAGCGCCCTTGACCAGTTCGCCGAGTGGGTCTGCATAACCGACCCCTCCGGCACCATAACCTACGTGAACTCCGCCTTCGAGGAGATGTATGGTTACACCCTGAAGGAGGCTCTGGGCAAGAACCCAAGGATACTGAACCCAGGCCCTGAGGTCTATGAGGAGCACGGCATATCGAGGGAGGAGTACGAAGAGATCTTCCGTAGGCTGTGGCGGGATGTCTTGGACCCGGCGGTGGGGCGCTGGGAGGGAGAGGTTTTGAACCGCCGGAAGGACGGGTCCGTGATCTGGGTAAGGCTCATAGTGAGCGCCATAAGGGATGTGAACGGCGACATATCGGCGCTTCTAGCTATCCCGGTGGACTTGAGCGCCCTCAAGGACAAGGAGGAGCAGGTCCTCCTTGAGGCCTACAGGGCCATCATGCTCACCGCGGAGATGCGGGACGAGGAGACCGGGGAACACCTGATCCGCATAGGAAGCTACTGTCGGTTGCTCGCGGAGGCCATGGGAATGCCCGACAAGTTCTGCAAGGACATGGAGCTCTTCGCCCCCTTTCACGACATAGGCAAGGTGGGCATACCGGACAGCATACTCCTGGCCCCAAGGCGGCTTGACCCCGGGGAGTTCGAGCTAATGAAGACCCATACGGTCATGGGGTACAACATACTGAAGGACAAGAGGAGCCTGAGCGTGGCGGCGGAGATAGCCCTCTACCATCACGAGCGATGGGACGGATCCGGCTATCCCTATGGGCTCAAGGAGACCGAGATCCCCCTTTCCGCCCGGATAACCGCCGTGGCGGACGTCTACGATGCCCTGAGGAGCCGGAGGCCCTATAAAGAACCGATGGATCACCAGCGGGTGGTGGACTACATCACCGCCAACTCGGGCGTCCATTTTGACCCGTCGGTGGTGCAGGCCTTTATGGACGTACACCTGGAGATGGACCAGGTGTTCGTCCTTAACGGCGGTTCCGTGGGAGATGCGACATGA
- a CDS encoding sensor domain-containing diguanylate cyclase, which produces MGFPNLKTLINALGRALSPEDACSALADWAARAFKDGNRSVFFYVPSRSNDGMLVDVTGRARNQRFVPAMDGPVGRAFSLGEVQVEGSPQDGGVTRLACPVKWRGRVMGVLCVVGRRGEDLVDNLDMVINASDLAAPVIWGLLEAERKEDRLKLERVRNASLEDLSYKRGALIALLTQLGDEVTVEGLFDRTVDGLVAMGYQVASIVSRDRRGAPIRFRRNRGSSVSAEQVDPLIQEGRGLVGRVMRYLRPYLCEDSLIDPVVVRTEEDIRSELGVPIIGPDGYPWGMLRVGKRQPRALSVEVDGEILKALGLFIAMRIERSEVVDRLERELNRNRMLHRLVMSLRGASSLEEMADVVVRELSDSMGYGVVEFFKVEEEGPVELEILASSVTPKELLGEKSREIKRRGGGLVYRILRSRRMTNHRWVGPESGHLALVDAGTRHQLDVPVFAMGQMRGVLLLESPDEPFDGSDEEFFEVLSWHLGALLEGLEHLKLLELQSLKDPLTGLWNRKYLDARLEEELTRSARSGLPVCVAMVDLNNFKGVNDTYGHETGDMVLREVARVIRESVRSSDVVVRYGGDEFVVFSPGASQAEMMGLLDRVSRALSGMILCSCVSGLSFDFGVVCLEAGECLMSAVARADAEMYNLRRSRRPNGGCDDGRM; this is translated from the coding sequence GTGGGTTTCCCGAACCTCAAGACCTTGATTAACGCACTTGGGAGGGCGCTGTCGCCGGAGGACGCCTGTTCGGCCCTGGCGGACTGGGCCGCCAGGGCTTTTAAGGACGGGAACCGATCGGTCTTTTTTTACGTCCCCTCCAGGTCGAATGACGGGATGCTCGTGGACGTGACCGGCAGGGCGAGGAACCAGCGTTTCGTCCCCGCCATGGACGGCCCGGTGGGGCGGGCTTTCTCCCTCGGGGAGGTGCAGGTGGAAGGCTCCCCACAGGACGGGGGTGTCACCCGCCTGGCCTGCCCCGTTAAGTGGCGGGGCCGGGTGATGGGGGTCCTTTGCGTCGTCGGCAGGCGGGGGGAGGATCTGGTTGATAATCTGGATATGGTTATAAATGCATCTGACCTGGCAGCCCCTGTGATATGGGGATTGCTCGAGGCGGAGCGTAAGGAGGACCGGCTTAAGCTTGAGAGGGTTCGGAATGCGTCGCTGGAGGACCTGTCCTACAAGAGGGGGGCTCTCATAGCGCTTCTCACGCAGCTCGGGGACGAGGTAACCGTGGAGGGGTTGTTTGACCGGACGGTGGATGGGCTTGTGGCCATGGGTTATCAAGTGGCGTCCATAGTGTCCAGGGACCGGAGAGGAGCTCCCATAAGGTTCCGGAGGAACCGCGGCAGCTCTGTCTCGGCGGAGCAGGTGGATCCGTTGATCCAGGAGGGCCGTGGTTTGGTGGGAAGGGTGATGCGGTACCTTAGGCCCTATCTCTGCGAGGATTCCCTCATAGACCCGGTGGTGGTGAGGACCGAGGAGGACATCCGGTCCGAGCTTGGGGTTCCCATAATAGGTCCTGACGGTTATCCCTGGGGGATGCTGCGGGTGGGGAAGAGGCAGCCCAGGGCGCTGAGCGTGGAGGTTGACGGGGAGATCCTCAAGGCCCTGGGGCTATTCATAGCCATGAGGATAGAGAGAAGCGAGGTCGTAGACCGTCTAGAGAGGGAGCTCAACAGGAACAGGATGCTGCATCGGCTTGTGATGTCCTTGAGGGGGGCATCGTCGCTGGAGGAGATGGCGGATGTGGTGGTGCGGGAGCTCTCGGACTCCATGGGGTACGGGGTGGTGGAGTTCTTCAAGGTGGAAGAGGAAGGTCCCGTGGAGCTTGAGATATTGGCCTCCAGCGTGACCCCTAAGGAGCTGTTGGGGGAGAAGAGCCGGGAGATAAAGCGCAGGGGCGGGGGGTTGGTGTACCGGATCCTGAGGTCCCGGCGGATGACCAACCATCGTTGGGTGGGCCCCGAGTCGGGACACCTGGCCTTGGTGGACGCGGGCACCAGGCATCAGCTGGACGTCCCGGTGTTCGCTATGGGTCAGATGAGGGGGGTTCTGCTTCTGGAGTCCCCGGATGAACCTTTCGATGGCTCCGACGAGGAGTTCTTCGAGGTCCTCTCGTGGCACCTGGGAGCCCTGCTTGAGGGGTTGGAGCACCTAAAGCTCCTGGAGCTCCAGAGCCTCAAGGACCCGTTGACGGGGCTTTGGAACCGCAAGTACCTGGACGCCCGGCTGGAGGAGGAGCTCACCCGCTCTGCCAGGTCCGGGCTTCCGGTCTGCGTGGCCATGGTGGACCTGAACAACTTCAAGGGGGTGAACGACACCTACGGGCACGAGACCGGGGATATGGTCCTAAGGGAGGTAGCCAGGGTGATCCGGGAGTCGGTCCGGTCCAGCGACGTGGTGGTCCGGTACGGGGGGGACGAGTTCGTGGTGTTCTCCCCCGGGGCAAGCCAGGCTGAGATGATGGGGCTTCTTGACCGGGTGAGCCGTGCCCTTTCGGGGATGATCCTCTGTTCCTGCGTGAGCGGGTTGTCCTTCGACTTCGGTGTGGTGTGCCTTGAGGCGGGTGAGTGCCTCATGTCCGCGGTGGCCCGGGCGGACGCGGAGATGTACAACCTAAGGCGCAGCCGAAGGCCCAATGGCGGATGTGACGACGGAAGGATGTAG